The Cystobacter ferrugineus genome includes a region encoding these proteins:
- a CDS encoding ExeA family protein has protein sequence MTPAYLSHFGLTLAPFSKEIADTDLWLPSSKNTLVEELCEALRQRQSVVLTGEPGVGKTCVLRALRQKLPHSGFRLTYCHNATLGRRDFYRQLCLALGLKPSATAAAVFYAVATHVEQLGQERTHPVFLLDESHLLHQDVLDHLHILLNYQWDSQSLLSLVLVGLPELEARLSRRHNRSLYSRLHTRLRLTPLCPDDTAEYLRVRLAHAGCERELFASDAVAMLHEAASGALRDMDRLATAALREAARKKKKLVERDTLXRVLDTSAQED, from the coding sequence ATGACGCCCGCCTACCTCTCCCACTTCGGCCTCACCCTGGCCCCCTTCTCCAAGGAGATTGCCGATACCGACCTCTGGCTGCCCTCCTCCAAGAACACGCTGGTGGAGGAGCTGTGCGAGGCTTTGCGCCAGCGCCAGAGCGTGGTGCTCACCGGCGAGCCGGGCGTGGGCAAAACCTGCGTGCTGCGCGCGCTGCGCCAGAAGCTGCCCCACAGTGGTTTCCGCCTCACCTACTGCCACAACGCCACCCTGGGCCGACGCGACTTCTACCGCCAGCTGTGCCTGGCACTGGGACTCAAGCCCTCGGCCACCGCGGCGGCTGTCTTCTACGCCGTGGCCACCCACGTGGAGCAACTGGGCCAGGAGCGCACCCACCCCGTGTTTCTCCTGGACGAGTCGCACCTGCTGCACCAGGACGTGCTCGACCACCTGCACATATTGCTCAACTACCAGTGGGACTCCCAGTCCCTGCTGAGTCTGGTGCTGGTGGGCTTGCCAGAACTGGAGGCCCGTCTGTCACGTCGGCACAATCGCAGCCTCTACTCCCGGCTGCACACCCGCCTGCGCCTCACGCCCCTGTGTCCCGATGACACCGCCGAGTACCTGCGCGTGCGCCTGGCCCACGCCGGGTGCGAGCGCGAGCTGTTTGCCTCCGACGCCGTGGCCATGCTGCACGAGGCGGCCAGCGGCGCTCTGCGTGACATGGACCGGCTGGCCACTGCCGCGCTGCGCGAGGCCGCTCGCAAGAAGAAGAAACTGGTGGAGCGCGACACCCTGGYGCGTGTCCTCGACACCAGCGCCCAGGAGGACTGA
- a CDS encoding DUF4123 domain-containing protein, whose amino-acid sequence MAANTEKRLIVEVRWGSHAGRKAVVEPGRVLRVGRAEPAELVVADDSGVSAPHFELAWDGATCRLKNLASGADTLLDGQRVDEAEVFHGAWVRAGQTDFSVYFECNTPPPPPAGPESAERLERKACALEVLSGLTEPLFAVLDAARDERILVLLRESVEEYRSLYEGAQGEAMAEIAPYVVHLPRDSRLLRSLVQEGWGKNWGIFLSSQRPFKDVRRHLRKFLMVKDSANRELYFRFYDPRVLRVFLPTSWPEQNQALFEGIGAYWAEGDDGKSLLRFALEARALHRELVPLDEGPA is encoded by the coding sequence ATGGCGGCGAACACTGAAAAGAGACTCATCGTCGAGGTGCGCTGGGGCTCGCACGCGGGCCGCAAGGCGGTGGTCGAGCCGGGGCGGGTGCTGCGTGTCGGCCGCGCGGAGCCAGCGGAGTTGGTGGTCGCCGACGACTCCGGCGTGTCCGCTCCGCACTTCGAGCTGGCCTGGGACGGAGCGACGTGCCGCTTGAAGAACCTGGCAAGCGGAGCAGACACGCTGCTGGACGGGCAGCGCGTGGATGAAGCCGAGGTCTTCCACGGAGCCTGGGTGCGCGCGGGCCAGACCGATTTCTCCGTGTACTTCGAGTGCAACACCCCACCGCCTCCGCCCGCGGGCCCCGAATCTGCCGAGCGGTTGGAGCGCAAGGCTTGCGCGTTGGAGGTGCTCTCCGGGCTGACCGAGCCCCTCTTCGCGGTGCTGGATGCGGCGCGGGACGAGCGGATCCTCGTCCTGCTCCGCGAGTCGGTGGAGGAGTATCGCTCTCTCTATGAGGGCGCCCAGGGCGAGGCGATGGCGGAGATCGCGCCCTACGTGGTTCATCTGCCCAGGGACTCGAGGCTGCTGCGGTCGCTGGTCCAGGAGGGGTGGGGGAAGAACTGGGGGATCTTCCTGTCCAGCCAACGGCCCTTCAAGGACGTGCGGCGCCACCTCCGCAAATTCCTCATGGTGAAGGACTCCGCGAACCGGGAGCTCTACTTCCGCTTCTACGATCCGCGGGTCCTCCGGGTTTTCCTCCCCACGAGCTGGCCCGAGCAGAACCAGGCGCTCTTCGAGGGAATCGGGGCCTACTGGGCGGAGGGGGATGACGGCAAGAGCCTGCTCCGCTTCGCCTTGGAGGCGCGGGCTCTCCACCGGGAGCTCGTTCCGCTCGACGAGGGCCCGGCATAG
- a CDS encoding RHS repeat domain-containing protein: protein MLKIHDTQLSTLRKHFLAESLARTFQSSALSSSVESATGDVLVADPKGNRARYSLDSHGFVNGVASPLGRRWRLENDSQGKLLALSDPKGLRLGLSYDSRGLLSSASHGSHKLFDVGYDKQGLLNEVIYPDGTRRSYEYKTPELISVVVNRLGAEVKYDYGLEGLLESIWDANGRQTRFEYGRWSRPERVIRTDGSHESYVYNSRGLVEQIITGSELLAHVEYDDQDQPVVITYGDGERLSRVYEGGRLVETSTAGSTLKYVYDDKGRVIEEHQDGLVVRYAYDESGALTGLTYPSGEQVEFTLDADHRPSSIRIWTGEYYRFGYGADDRTIELSGPNDLTTVIRQSQLGRPVSAVTRRSNFATARDLFSYTCEYDAEARLRSCKDSDFGSRRFTYDAEGQLLEVDSENPGLRERFAYDLAGNRMRWNEQRATFDSLNRLTQQGDTWCRYDERGNLVALRSCEGEWSYRYNFRNLLVEARGPGGKRVSFGYDALGRRIWKRTAAAEVRYVWAGETLIGEVEKSGGRTITRDFLYIPGTYTPLAMRVDGRVYCYHTDHRGAPIRLTNEVGSVVWAADYSAYGRASVLVERISNPLRLPGQYHDEETGLQYNRFRYYSPLLGRYFTQDPTTYLGGLHFYSYANNDPINSADPQGLWSWSGVASAVAAAAVGIAVAAVVVATAPVSLPALAVTAAAVVLGGAAAGAVGFGLNEALNQTDFCFLCILKAMGRGALIGAVASLPFAFLPATAGVLAFMGAGAASGAIGYIGDWLTNPGAEWSWSDFGWSVGLGAVTAGAGRYIAGKYTQWRARGKVFREDNKPFSSEGSKPDRVKSHMDAEGNIRPANAQGDATELQHVRGSEPKKSNSPYTSFKESQGSGKSYGSKSTITVDKARLQRDIQAGKVKDVEVIEHNQLLKAHDKAIQEAQARYDQSPTPKNRERLDRVTMDRANSARDKEVLIKGVIPKEYVTVKPNVGPQSSMGWVGGTVGTLTGSD from the coding sequence ATGCTGAAAATCCATGACACGCAGTTGTCCACGCTGCGCAAGCACTTCCTGGCCGAGTCCCTGGCCCGGACGTTCCAGTCGTCCGCGCTGAGTTCCTCCGTGGAGTCCGCGACCGGGGATGTGCTGGTCGCGGATCCCAAGGGGAACCGGGCCCGGTACTCGTTGGACAGTCATGGATTCGTCAATGGGGTGGCGAGCCCCCTGGGGCGCCGTTGGCGGCTGGAGAACGACTCCCAGGGAAAGCTGCTGGCCCTGTCTGATCCCAAGGGCCTGCGCCTCGGGCTGTCCTATGACTCGCGAGGCCTGCTCTCCAGTGCATCGCATGGCTCCCACAAGCTCTTCGATGTGGGCTACGACAAGCAGGGGCTGCTCAACGAGGTCATCTACCCCGATGGGACCCGGCGCAGCTACGAATACAAGACGCCGGAGTTGATCTCGGTCGTGGTCAACCGGCTGGGCGCCGAGGTGAAATACGATTACGGCCTGGAGGGCCTGCTCGAATCCATCTGGGATGCGAATGGCCGCCAGACGCGCTTCGAGTATGGCCGGTGGAGCCGCCCGGAGCGCGTCATCCGCACGGACGGCTCGCACGAGTCGTATGTGTACAATTCCCGTGGGCTCGTCGAGCAGATCATCACTGGCTCCGAGCTGCTGGCCCACGTCGAATACGACGACCAGGATCAGCCCGTTGTCATCACCTACGGTGATGGGGAGAGGCTCTCGCGGGTCTACGAGGGGGGCCGGCTCGTCGAGACGTCCACTGCGGGCTCCACCCTCAAGTACGTGTATGACGACAAGGGCCGCGTCATCGAGGAGCACCAGGATGGCCTCGTCGTCCGGTATGCCTATGACGAGTCGGGGGCGTTGACGGGCCTGACGTATCCCTCGGGCGAGCAGGTCGAGTTCACCCTGGACGCGGACCATCGTCCGTCGAGCATCCGGATCTGGACGGGGGAGTACTACCGCTTTGGATATGGCGCGGATGATCGGACGATCGAGCTATCGGGGCCCAATGACCTGACCACCGTCATCCGGCAATCACAGCTCGGGCGGCCCGTCTCGGCGGTGACCCGGCGCTCCAACTTCGCCACGGCCCGGGACCTCTTCTCGTATACATGCGAGTATGACGCCGAGGCCCGGCTGCGCTCCTGCAAGGATTCAGACTTCGGGAGCCGGCGGTTCACCTACGATGCCGAGGGGCAGCTTCTCGAGGTCGATTCCGAGAACCCCGGCCTGAGAGAGCGCTTCGCGTATGATCTCGCGGGCAACCGTATGCGCTGGAACGAGCAGCGCGCCACCTTTGATTCCCTCAACCGGCTGACCCAGCAGGGGGACACGTGGTGCCGCTACGATGAACGCGGAAACCTCGTGGCGCTGCGCTCTTGCGAGGGCGAGTGGAGCTACCGATACAACTTCCGCAACCTGCTCGTGGAGGCGCGCGGGCCCGGTGGGAAGAGGGTCTCCTTCGGGTACGATGCGCTCGGGCGCCGCATCTGGAAGCGCACGGCGGCGGCGGAGGTCCGCTACGTCTGGGCGGGTGAGACGCTCATTGGTGAGGTGGAGAAGTCCGGTGGCCGGACCATCACCCGTGACTTCCTCTACATCCCGGGGACGTATACGCCACTGGCCATGCGTGTGGATGGCCGGGTCTACTGCTACCACACGGATCACCGGGGCGCCCCGATCCGCCTCACGAACGAGGTCGGCTCCGTCGTCTGGGCCGCGGACTATAGCGCCTATGGCCGGGCGTCGGTCCTGGTGGAACGGATCTCCAATCCCCTCCGTCTTCCTGGCCAGTACCACGATGAAGAGACGGGGCTGCAGTACAACCGTTTCCGGTACTACTCGCCGCTGCTGGGGCGCTACTTCACCCAGGACCCCACCACGTACCTGGGGGGGCTCCATTTCTACAGCTATGCCAACAACGATCCGATCAACTCGGCGGATCCTCAGGGGCTCTGGAGCTGGAGTGGAGTCGCCTCGGCTGTCGCTGCTGCCGCGGTGGGTATAGCCGTCGCGGCCGTCGTCGTCGCTACGGCACCGGTGTCACTGCCGGCGCTGGCCGTGACGGCAGCTGCGGTCGTATTGGGAGGTGCCGCCGCGGGCGCCGTAGGCTTCGGCTTGAACGAGGCGCTCAACCAGACGGACTTCTGCTTCTTGTGCATCCTCAAGGCGATGGGGAGGGGCGCGCTGATCGGTGCCGTCGCCTCCCTTCCTTTTGCGTTCCTGCCCGCGACGGCGGGCGTGCTGGCCTTCATGGGCGCGGGGGCCGCGAGCGGCGCTATCGGATACATCGGCGACTGGCTTACCAACCCGGGAGCAGAGTGGAGTTGGTCGGACTTTGGCTGGTCTGTGGGACTGGGCGCCGTCACGGCGGGCGCCGGGCGTTATATCGCGGGCAAGTACACACAATGGCGGGCGCGCGGGAAGGTCTTCCGCGAGGACAACAAGCCATTCTCTTCTGAGGGTTCAAAACCCGACCGCGTCAAATCCCATATGGACGCGGAAGGCAATATCCGTCCCGCCAACGCGCAGGGAGATGCGACCGAGCTTCAACACGTACGTGGCTCGGAGCCCAAGAAGAGCAACAGCCCGTACACTTCTTTCAAGGAGAGCCAGGGCTCGGGAAAGAGCTATGGAAGCAAGTCCACCATCACCGTGGACAAGGCCCGGCTCCAACGAGATATCCAGGCCGGAAAGGTCAAGGACGTCGAGGTCATCGAGCACAATCAGCTTCTCAAGGCGCATGACAAGGCGATTCAGGAGGCCCAGGCACGGTACGATCAGAGCCCTACGCCGAAGAACCGCGAGCGGCTGGATCGTGTGACGATGGATCGAGCCAACTCGGCACGTGACAAGGAAGTGCTCATCAAGGGGGTCATCCCCAAGGAATACGTGACCGTGAAGCCCAATGTCGGACCACAGAGTTCGATGGGGTGGGTTGGTGGCACGGTTGGTACACTGACCGGGTCGGATTAA
- a CDS encoding PAAR domain-containing protein, whose amino-acid sequence MPHVGGPVSAGEPTVIIGGKPAARVGDMAVCMGPLDSISQGEPTVIIGGKPAARLGDPTSHGGVVTAGCPTVLIGVPAQSKCMADASAGGAPFVTKAGA is encoded by the coding sequence GTGCCACATGTGGGAGGGCCCGTCTCGGCGGGTGAGCCGACGGTGATCATCGGCGGCAAGCCCGCGGCGCGAGTGGGTGACATGGCCGTGTGCATGGGGCCTCTGGACTCCATCTCCCAGGGAGAGCCGACGGTGATCATCGGCGGCAAGCCCGCGGCGCGTTTGGGAGATCCCACCTCACACGGCGGAGTAGTGACCGCAGGCTGCCCGACGGTGCTCATTGGTGTTCCCGCTCAATCCAAGTGCATGGCGGATGCGTCGGCGGGTGGTGCGCCCTTCGTGACGAAGGCCGGGGCGTGA
- a CDS encoding putative sensor domain DACNV-containing protein, which translates to MSEPTLKYPRDALRDWWQEYTGHPPPEGGFGLIGDLIDTLFFASLAREEGHPALARIVYHHDGVQGLERTREHADFDSSQGPALAWTVIPFHPIRLTVNALVKLTPAAHVERTAIIVGPHDGQLHILGLARRSKSTDGGNVWVFSAPEPGFIVLHLAGEEIFRYERGQRLSPEQKFPLWKILHTDGLVRQTLERVCQNLVRTLTEASFFQWSNSGVSSLLYDLINTMVSTHHGGLIAILGTEPSTEKPFYSLSHNQSLHSELLRQATTAQTHALRLAFKRLPDDHSMLEEERAADEEARTAKEALDSLIANIGQLTALDNALLLGPDLKVIGAGFAVPTEADTPTVHVAQDLQGTPGHVYDINQHGSRHRAAAWFAFNNPGGLVFLVSHDGPLRCLIRPSKEEKTLLLWNLRLFEI; encoded by the coding sequence ATGAGCGAGCCCACTTTGAAGTACCCGCGTGATGCGCTGCGAGACTGGTGGCAGGAGTACACGGGCCACCCTCCTCCGGAGGGTGGATTTGGCCTCATCGGCGACCTCATCGACACCCTCTTCTTCGCCAGTCTGGCGAGAGAAGAAGGCCATCCCGCGCTCGCTCGCATCGTCTACCACCATGACGGAGTCCAAGGCCTGGAACGAACCCGGGAGCACGCGGACTTCGACAGTTCACAGGGTCCGGCCCTTGCCTGGACGGTCATTCCATTCCATCCCATCCGGCTCACCGTCAATGCCCTGGTGAAGCTCACGCCCGCCGCCCATGTGGAGCGAACAGCCATCATCGTGGGCCCGCATGACGGGCAACTTCATATCCTGGGACTTGCGCGGCGGAGCAAATCCACGGACGGCGGAAACGTATGGGTGTTCTCCGCGCCAGAACCCGGCTTCATCGTCTTACACCTCGCGGGTGAGGAGATCTTCCGCTACGAACGCGGTCAACGGCTCTCCCCGGAGCAGAAGTTTCCTTTGTGGAAGATTCTCCACACCGATGGGCTCGTCAGGCAGACGCTTGAAAGGGTTTGTCAGAACCTCGTCCGGACTCTGACCGAGGCCTCCTTCTTCCAGTGGTCGAATTCCGGCGTCTCGTCTTTGCTTTACGATCTCATCAACACCATGGTCTCGACCCACCATGGCGGGCTCATCGCCATTCTCGGGACGGAGCCCTCCACGGAGAAGCCCTTCTATTCCCTCTCTCACAATCAATCACTGCACAGCGAACTCCTCCGGCAAGCCACGACAGCACAAACGCATGCGCTCCGTCTGGCCTTCAAGCGCCTTCCAGACGACCACTCGATGCTCGAAGAAGAAAGGGCCGCCGATGAAGAGGCGAGGACGGCGAAGGAGGCCCTGGACTCGCTCATCGCGAACATTGGCCAGTTGACGGCACTGGACAATGCCCTGCTCCTGGGTCCCGACCTCAAGGTCATCGGCGCTGGGTTCGCGGTGCCAACCGAGGCGGACACGCCCACGGTGCATGTCGCACAAGATCTCCAAGGCACGCCGGGTCATGTCTACGACATCAATCAACATGGGTCACGCCATCGGGCAGCCGCGTGGTTTGCCTTCAACAATCCCGGGGGATTGGTCTTCCTGGTCTCGCATGACGGGCCACTTCGCTGCCTGATTCGGCCTTCCAAGGAGGAAAAGACCCTCCTCCTCTGGAATCTCCGGCTCTTCGAGATCTGA
- a CDS encoding ankyrin repeat domain-containing protein — MSKDLFAAIKQHDTARVKALLEGGANPNEPQSEGRGLRPLQEAIFALCDGGEVDMLQVLIKHGADVNAWDVERDQTPLLTAVFEQEVEALEVLVRAGADPNVRSGGGDTPLRICAESGYLAMAALLLYAGAARTINDWGGISGYTALGLAALRLDLPMIKLLLAAGADPRAPDEDKRPAHYCLPPRAESDSQTWDAAFELLGGAKDRMPL; from the coding sequence ATGTCGAAGGATCTCTTCGCTGCGATCAAGCAGCACGATACAGCACGGGTCAAGGCACTGCTCGAAGGGGGAGCCAATCCGAACGAGCCACAGTCTGAGGGGCGGGGGCTGCGCCCGCTGCAAGAGGCCATCTTCGCACTCTGCGATGGAGGCGAGGTCGACATGCTCCAGGTGCTCATCAAGCACGGTGCGGACGTCAATGCCTGGGATGTCGAGCGGGACCAAACTCCCCTATTGACGGCCGTCTTTGAGCAAGAGGTGGAAGCCCTTGAGGTGCTCGTGAGGGCGGGGGCCGACCCCAATGTGCGCAGCGGCGGAGGCGACACGCCGCTGCGGATATGCGCGGAGTCGGGCTACTTGGCCATGGCGGCTCTGCTGCTGTACGCAGGGGCCGCCCGGACCATCAACGACTGGGGCGGGATTTCCGGATACACGGCTCTCGGGCTTGCGGCACTTCGATTGGACCTCCCCATGATCAAGCTGCTGCTCGCCGCAGGCGCTGACCCGAGGGCCCCAGACGAAGACAAGCGGCCCGCTCATTACTGCCTGCCACCGCGCGCTGAATCCGATTCCCAGACATGGGACGCAGCGTTCGAGCTGCTCGGAGGAGCGAAGGACCGCATGCCGTTGTAG
- a CDS encoding DUF5953 family protein yields the protein MEVACLGLTDAPLDLDNPAYPDALKRAHERFPEIGGRAAP from the coding sequence ATGGAGGTCGCGTGCCTCGGGCTCACGGACGCGCCGCTCGACCTGGACAACCCAGCCTACCCGGACGCGCTCAAACGGGCCCACGAGCGCTTCCCGGAGATTGGCGGGCGCGCAGCCCCTTGA
- a CDS encoding DUF2381 family protein — protein sequence MLPPSPSVLLVIALLTGAAQAAEPPPVAVCAATVRFDLAAGVPEEAPEVCASADEPTTFVFDSRVAAGTVEFQPGGRLADWALGQEGLSLHVIPKGDFLSGERVKVTVRFVDGAAPASASFWLVGHAAKGTRRVEVFRQPRPPDVLKKERDEARAEVRQCQEDKARLLAEREEPGGLMGAAWLEGAGVVASKNVGRWLRERPANALGLEDAWSYSYTPTGETRPASAAVRLRLLNPGAEPWTLAGAALVDSTGEEVELIHWQQAPIPANGAGAVVVGIEGERAQLGCPCTLKLWEAGGPRTVTLGNVTFPASQKKEP from the coding sequence GTGCTGCCCCCCTCTCCCAGTGTCCTCCTGGTGATTGCCCTCCTCACTGGCGCCGCGCAAGCCGCAGAGCCACCCCCCGTCGCTGTCTGCGCCGCGACGGTTCGCTTTGACTTGGCGGCAGGGGTCCCCGAGGAAGCGCCGGAGGTGTGCGCTAGCGCGGACGAGCCGACGACCTTCGTCTTTGACTCCCGCGTCGCAGCGGGGACGGTGGAGTTTCAGCCGGGGGGCCGCCTCGCGGATTGGGCACTGGGGCAAGAGGGGCTGAGTCTCCACGTCATTCCCAAGGGGGATTTCCTGTCAGGGGAACGGGTAAAGGTGACGGTGCGCTTCGTGGATGGCGCGGCACCGGCGAGCGCGAGCTTTTGGCTCGTGGGACATGCGGCAAAGGGGACGCGCCGGGTGGAGGTGTTCCGGCAGCCGCGCCCGCCCGACGTGCTCAAGAAAGAGCGTGACGAAGCACGGGCCGAAGTGCGCCAGTGCCAGGAGGACAAAGCGCGGCTTCTGGCCGAGCGTGAGGAGCCGGGCGGGCTCATGGGGGCCGCATGGCTGGAGGGGGCCGGAGTCGTCGCGTCCAAGAACGTTGGCCGGTGGCTGAGGGAGCGTCCAGCCAACGCGCTGGGGCTGGAGGATGCCTGGAGTTACAGCTACACGCCCACGGGCGAGACCCGCCCGGCGAGCGCGGCTGTGCGGCTGCGCCTTCTTAACCCCGGCGCTGAGCCCTGGACGCTGGCGGGGGCGGCGCTGGTGGACTCGACGGGGGAAGAGGTGGAGCTTATCCATTGGCAACAGGCGCCCATTCCCGCGAATGGGGCCGGTGCCGTCGTGGTGGGCATCGAGGGGGAGCGCGCGCAACTCGGCTGCCCCTGCACCCTCAAGCTGTGGGAGGCAGGGGGGCCGCGTACCGTCACCCTCGGGAACGTCACCTTCCCGGCGAGTCAGAAGAAGGAACCATGA
- a CDS encoding serine/threonine protein kinase: MGLVLGHPGIDEMIGDYKIVGFLGAGGLGIVYKVERGGLFFALKLLLVPSLDRRAKREIGILIHLENPCVVRYVGSDFWPDPAGHPYIVMEYVPGDTLWAFAYKQNPSAREATRIILDVALTLGEVHAAGVFHRDVKPDNILIPGVSERPILIDFGIGALASAPTVTGSQLPPGTEEFRSPEQIRFQRANPDGAGQYEYGPTDEMWAVGVSYYWLLTDVLPFGERMDEGGVDGLRERILTQRPVAPHVVNPRVPLAASVLCMRMLAERPEERFPLVALLCAALRESLSNAENDAAWDPPLVDPLDPQTTTTIADPERQEPNEQRRLFLKLAKRRPRRGQPLPDGAPVLPPVPAQVEAPRPPAAAAEQDEPPSTNPPGWTLRAWARPLGSTSGPFEGAPVPPARELEPAAAPHPRRAAWRLGLAGAVLLVTAVTLSGGAARWELGSTGRTSEAGPELPLPSTSLTPGATDAGVSGREVAPAPKPLESLSGGDATPVGAQLPASTANAMLHTSAQTPKNETPKPQTLGAGFRLPVKPAAVAVCALLDGGCTAPASQVRPEPPAISCPQDWRKTHERFNVTGRFNNATVKGYKAEPGELARVKNGPATLYVGKVGGVGFGRVGNLPDGTLLLGQWQLGDDRLFGTFAEAKIPGVGTLPVCLVAGLEGVTSYPDEHFKEFLCSPGLGVCLTPGSTPGNAKTSTRVSLIQPSGQP, from the coding sequence GTGGGACTGGTACTCGGACACCCGGGCATCGACGAGATGATCGGGGACTACAAGATCGTCGGATTCTTGGGAGCGGGGGGCCTCGGGATTGTCTACAAGGTGGAGCGGGGGGGCCTCTTCTTTGCGTTGAAGCTCCTTCTCGTCCCGAGCCTGGACCGCAGGGCCAAGCGAGAGATTGGTATTCTCATCCACCTGGAGAACCCTTGCGTCGTGCGCTACGTGGGGTCGGACTTCTGGCCGGACCCAGCCGGGCATCCCTACATCGTGATGGAGTATGTGCCGGGTGATACGCTTTGGGCGTTTGCCTACAAGCAGAACCCATCGGCGCGGGAGGCGACGCGCATCATCCTGGACGTGGCATTGACGCTCGGCGAAGTACACGCGGCGGGTGTGTTTCATCGTGACGTGAAGCCCGATAACATCCTCATTCCGGGAGTGAGCGAGCGCCCGATATTGATCGATTTCGGGATTGGTGCGCTTGCCAGCGCCCCGACTGTCACCGGCTCGCAGCTCCCTCCCGGGACAGAGGAGTTCCGATCCCCCGAGCAGATACGCTTTCAGCGAGCCAACCCGGACGGCGCGGGTCAGTACGAGTACGGGCCAACCGACGAGATGTGGGCGGTGGGTGTCAGTTATTACTGGCTACTGACGGATGTTTTGCCCTTTGGCGAGCGCATGGATGAAGGGGGAGTCGATGGGCTGCGCGAGCGCATCTTGACTCAGCGGCCGGTTGCGCCGCACGTCGTCAATCCGCGCGTTCCGCTGGCCGCCTCTGTGCTGTGCATGAGGATGCTTGCTGAGCGGCCCGAGGAGCGCTTCCCGCTTGTTGCATTACTGTGCGCGGCGTTGCGTGAGTCCCTGTCCAACGCCGAGAACGACGCCGCCTGGGATCCGCCGCTCGTGGATCCGCTCGATCCGCAGACGACAACGACCATCGCGGACCCGGAACGGCAAGAGCCGAACGAGCAGCGGCGCTTGTTTCTAAAGCTGGCGAAGCGGCGCCCCCGGCGCGGGCAGCCCTTGCCGGACGGCGCACCTGTCCTTCCCCCTGTGCCCGCTCAGGTGGAAGCACCACGGCCCCCCGCCGCAGCGGCAGAGCAGGACGAACCCCCCAGCACGAACCCCCCAGGGTGGACGCTCCGGGCGTGGGCACGGCCCTTGGGGAGCACGAGCGGCCCGTTTGAAGGCGCCCCGGTGCCGCCAGCTCGCGAACTCGAGCCCGCCGCGGCTCCCCACCCGCGCCGCGCCGCGTGGCGCCTGGGGCTCGCTGGGGCCGTGCTGCTGGTGACCGCCGTTACGCTGTCCGGGGGCGCGGCCCGCTGGGAGCTTGGCTCTACGGGACGCACCAGCGAGGCAGGGCCAGAGCTGCCGCTACCGTCCACGTCTCTCACGCCAGGCGCAACTGACGCAGGCGTGAGCGGTCGTGAAGTAGCGCCCGCCCCAAAGCCGCTGGAATCTCTCTCCGGAGGAGACGCGACACCCGTTGGGGCCCAACTTCCCGCGTCTACCGCTAACGCCATGCTTCACACGTCCGCTCAGACGCCCAAAAACGAAACGCCGAAACCGCAGACGCTAGGTGCAGGGTTCCGCTTGCCGGTGAAGCCCGCAGCCGTGGCGGTCTGTGCGCTGCTCGATGGGGGATGCACCGCGCCCGCTTCCCAGGTGCGCCCCGAGCCCCCCGCGATTTCCTGCCCCCAGGATTGGCGGAAGACCCACGAGAGGTTCAACGTTACTGGCCGCTTCAACAACGCCACGGTGAAAGGGTACAAGGCGGAGCCCGGAGAACTGGCCCGGGTGAAGAATGGCCCCGCGACCCTTTATGTGGGTAAGGTCGGTGGCGTTGGATTTGGTCGCGTGGGCAATCTGCCTGACGGCACCCTGCTACTTGGACAGTGGCAGCTCGGCGACGACCGCCTTTTCGGCACCTTCGCCGAGGCGAAGATTCCAGGCGTGGGGACTCTCCCCGTGTGTTTGGTTGCTGGCCTGGAAGGCGTCACGTCCTACCCCGACGAACACTTCAAAGAGTTTCTTTGCTCCCCGGGCTTGGGCGTGTGTCTCACTCCCGGAAGCACGCCCGGCAACGCCAAGACATCCACGCGCGTTTCTCTCATTCAGCCCAGCGGGCAGCCCTGA
- a CDS encoding helix-turn-helix domain-containing protein, which produces MEDDLLQKTIGEVARTARESLGLIQAQVAKKAGISAQVYGRIERGGMMPSVPTLRRIAAALGMDPGELLGMSAREVPTTDKDLSPETRKVVGLLRTWPEAKIAVGGGLLRVLDAVPMGEK; this is translated from the coding sequence ATGGAAGACGACCTTTTACAGAAAACAATCGGCGAGGTTGCCCGAACCGCGCGCGAGAGTCTGGGACTCATACAGGCCCAAGTAGCCAAGAAGGCAGGCATCAGCGCCCAGGTCTACGGGCGGATTGAGCGCGGCGGAATGATGCCGTCGGTGCCGACACTTCGGCGGATAGCGGCCGCGCTCGGCATGGACCCGGGCGAGCTGCTCGGCATGAGCGCGCGAGAGGTGCCAACCACGGACAAGGATCTGTCACCCGAGACCCGGAAGGTTGTCGGGCTCTTGCGGACGTGGCCAGAGGCAAAGATCGCGGTCGGCGGCGGGCTGCTGCGGGTCCTCGACGCCGTGCCGATGGGCGAGAAATAG